The Sphingobium aromaticiconvertens genome has a segment encoding these proteins:
- a CDS encoding O-antigen ligase family protein, with product MAKSIAQRGGSRLYSSEMIFACIAVAFASGGLDLLVTNSTGVVERMSSGSSSWTARLLAFPAYLYVFYAILMNPRRYWSGLMATGWLGVLILMAAASTVWSMAPIDTLIRAVLLLAISMFSVALAVRFPRDQLLLVLGGGLLITFLAGMVALVVAPSIAQHQDSLKPAIRGLFLQKNITGRTYVIGVLIGLALMWSRRAVMLGRIMTACFMAGIFLSLSASALLNMIWAIAFLPLVALYRRSPRMGFLVTVLLIAFAVLFVMSGAFDYLYTETLAALGKDPTLTNRTFIWEKLIERLREGGWILGYGYDGFWNSPNGAVLTFDARYFVPGHAHNGLIQTIVAFGVIGGGLLIIAYAVLLVQKIRLTSNNPDRLASFDLTYVIYFFLANMTEQSVMEYQSMLWITLVTVACLPNDKINPSRRPLMGRAPNLKAAAQGRPDDSPEFLA from the coding sequence ATGGCGAAAAGCATAGCGCAACGCGGCGGTAGCCGCCTCTATTCCAGCGAAATGATATTCGCCTGCATCGCGGTGGCTTTTGCCAGTGGCGGGCTGGATCTGCTCGTCACCAATTCGACGGGCGTAGTGGAGCGCATGAGTTCCGGCTCATCGAGCTGGACGGCGCGCCTGCTCGCCTTTCCAGCCTATCTTTATGTCTTCTACGCCATTTTGATGAATCCACGCCGTTACTGGAGCGGCTTGATGGCGACAGGATGGCTGGGTGTTCTGATCCTGATGGCGGCCGCATCGACGGTCTGGTCCATGGCGCCCATCGACACGTTGATACGGGCCGTTCTGCTACTCGCGATCAGCATGTTCTCGGTTGCCCTGGCCGTCCGTTTTCCCCGTGACCAATTGCTGCTGGTATTGGGGGGGGGCCTGCTCATCACCTTTTTGGCAGGCATGGTTGCACTCGTGGTCGCGCCGTCCATCGCCCAGCATCAGGATTCGCTAAAGCCCGCAATACGCGGCCTTTTTCTCCAGAAGAACATCACTGGCAGAACCTATGTCATCGGGGTGCTGATCGGCCTGGCGTTGATGTGGTCGCGGCGCGCGGTGATGCTGGGGCGGATCATGACGGCCTGCTTCATGGCCGGGATTTTTCTGTCCCTGTCGGCTTCGGCGCTCCTCAACATGATATGGGCTATCGCCTTCTTGCCGCTGGTTGCCCTTTACCGGCGCAGCCCGCGCATGGGCTTTTTGGTGACGGTGTTGCTGATAGCTTTCGCCGTCCTGTTCGTGATGAGCGGTGCGTTCGACTATCTTTATACCGAAACACTCGCTGCGCTGGGCAAGGATCCTACCCTCACGAACCGGACCTTTATCTGGGAAAAGTTGATCGAACGCCTTCGCGAAGGCGGCTGGATCCTGGGCTATGGTTATGACGGCTTCTGGAACTCGCCCAACGGCGCCGTGCTGACCTTCGACGCGCGATATTTTGTGCCCGGCCATGCGCATAACGGACTGATTCAGACGATTGTCGCATTTGGCGTCATTGGCGGCGGCCTGCTCATTATCGCCTATGCCGTCCTGCTGGTGCAGAAAATCCGCCTGACCAGCAACAACCCCGACCGGCTGGCCAGCTTCGACCTCACCTATGTGATTTACTTCTTCCTCGCCAACATGACCGAACAGTCGGTTATGGAGTATCAGAGCATGTTGTGGATTACCCTCGTCACGGTTGCCTGCCTCCCCAACGACAAGATCAATCCCTCGCGTCGACCGCTGATGGGCCGCGCGCCGAATCTCAAGGCAGCGGCCCAAGGCCGCCCCGACGACTCACCGGAGTTTTTGGCATGA
- a CDS encoding lipopolysaccharide biosynthesis protein: MASPLYKHTLIYMFGRIGPALLNLIATAIFTRMVAPTEYAVLVLSVAAAQLGSAGLFQWLRMSVLRYAVGDDAPKVIGTITRLYLLQGAVCVGLMLILCFILPLFHLPWLVSITCGIMILAQSWFDYTQELQRAALQPIRYSLSFGARGLLALIIGSAGAYLTGSGFVLVLCVATAYFIAPVPFMGAMFGRPDFSRDPELTRRIVMYGLPLGAALLLNNVGVMADRFIVAYILGAEAAGLYGPTVELGRQSIFTLLQSVTLASYPLAIRALKNHGAAAAIDQMARNFGFLMIIALPSAAGLAIMRGEIAQIMLGPLFRATAEQLFPLVALSTLLLSLNTFYFIQGNQLGENTRGQAAVAAIAAIATLALNFLFIPMWGLWGAAIAAIGSQAISLASSIIISRRSFPLPVPLRHIIRPGAATIVMAFTLMVVQHFWPGTAILRTLCLFALAGVSYAGAVLLFDAGDMRQLAFRAIRRKS, translated from the coding sequence ATGGCCTCTCCGCTCTATAAACACACGCTCATCTATATGTTCGGGCGCATTGGGCCGGCGCTGCTCAATCTGATCGCGACGGCCATTTTCACACGAATGGTTGCCCCCACGGAATATGCCGTGCTGGTGCTATCCGTGGCGGCCGCGCAACTCGGCAGCGCGGGCCTGTTTCAGTGGTTGCGAATGAGTGTCCTGCGCTATGCGGTGGGCGATGACGCGCCCAAGGTGATCGGAACCATCACCCGCCTCTACTTGCTCCAGGGGGCGGTGTGCGTCGGGCTGATGCTCATCCTCTGCTTCATACTGCCGCTGTTCCATCTGCCTTGGCTGGTGTCGATCACCTGCGGCATCATGATCCTGGCGCAATCATGGTTCGATTATACCCAGGAACTGCAACGCGCCGCGCTCCAGCCGATTCGCTATTCTCTCTCGTTCGGGGCGCGCGGCTTATTGGCGCTCATCATCGGTTCTGCCGGCGCCTACCTGACCGGCAGCGGCTTCGTACTGGTGCTCTGCGTGGCGACAGCCTATTTCATCGCACCGGTGCCGTTCATGGGTGCCATGTTCGGTCGTCCGGATTTCAGTCGCGATCCGGAACTGACGCGACGGATCGTCATGTACGGCCTGCCGCTTGGCGCGGCCCTGCTTCTCAACAATGTCGGCGTGATGGCGGACAGGTTCATTGTGGCCTATATATTGGGTGCGGAGGCCGCCGGTCTTTATGGCCCTACTGTGGAGCTGGGCCGACAGAGTATCTTCACTTTGCTCCAGAGCGTCACTCTGGCCAGTTACCCTCTTGCGATCCGGGCGCTGAAAAATCATGGCGCTGCCGCCGCCATAGACCAGATGGCCAGGAATTTCGGCTTTTTGATGATTATCGCCCTGCCTTCGGCTGCGGGCCTTGCGATCATGCGAGGGGAAATCGCACAAATCATGCTGGGACCGCTTTTCCGGGCCACCGCGGAACAGCTTTTTCCGCTGGTCGCGCTGTCCACCCTGCTTCTCAGTCTCAACACATTCTACTTCATTCAAGGCAATCAACTCGGCGAAAACACCCGTGGGCAAGCAGCGGTAGCCGCCATTGCGGCCATTGCCACCCTCGCGCTCAATTTCCTGTTCATTCCCATGTGGGGGCTATGGGGCGCCGCCATTGCAGCCATAGGCTCGCAGGCGATTTCGCTCGCCTCCTCGATCATCATCAGCCGCCGGTCTTTCCCACTGCCCGTCCCCTTGAGGCATATCATACGCCCCGGCGCAGCGACGATCGTGATGGCATTCACCCTGATGGTCGTGCAGCATTTCTGGCCCGGCACGGCCATCCTGCGAACACTGTGCCTTTTCGCTCTTGCCGGTGTCAGTTATGCAGGCGCGGTTCTGCTGTTTGACGCTGGCGACATGCGGCAATTGGCGTTCAGGGCAATTAGACGGAAATCCTGA
- a CDS encoding glycoside hydrolase family 5 protein, which yields MSRRGAILCGAAVAAMPRLKAEAAPVPQQLNVLGNQLMLGKDAIRLRGVVIGDLLKPDRPALYPFRVIARDWKANAVRISVHPGYWGANVEACRAKLVDNVRAARAAGLFVVICWHALGFPDSFVFRPPSTWGTRSDAFDTNIERCRAFWREMASLYANDGDVVFELFNEPIRDMRRPDDDYHNWSYLQQLWTFIIKEDIRSRASNVVICSGSRYTYDLRGIARNPVELDNIAYAWHIYPREGRQTPADWDVRLDGVQRLFPVIVTEWGFADVGDPKFRATPQSFADPLMARLDKDHMSWFAYSFSPRSQPCLVLKDWKTPTAFGRYVMNQLARPG from the coding sequence ATGAGTAGAAGGGGGGCGATCCTGTGCGGGGCAGCGGTTGCCGCCATGCCCCGCCTGAAAGCCGAGGCAGCACCGGTGCCGCAGCAGCTTAATGTCCTGGGCAACCAGCTTATGCTGGGAAAGGATGCAATAAGACTGAGAGGCGTTGTGATCGGCGATTTGCTGAAGCCCGATCGCCCCGCTCTCTACCCCTTTCGCGTTATCGCCAGGGACTGGAAAGCCAATGCGGTCCGGATCAGCGTGCATCCGGGATATTGGGGGGCGAATGTAGAAGCATGCCGGGCGAAGCTGGTCGATAATGTCAGGGCGGCGCGTGCCGCTGGTCTGTTTGTCGTCATTTGCTGGCACGCCCTAGGCTTTCCCGATAGCTTCGTCTTTCGGCCACCGTCCACCTGGGGAACGCGTTCGGATGCATTCGACACGAATATCGAGCGGTGTCGGGCTTTTTGGCGCGAAATGGCATCGCTTTATGCGAATGACGGCGATGTTGTCTTTGAGCTGTTCAACGAACCGATAAGAGATATGCGGCGACCCGATGATGACTATCATAACTGGTCATATTTGCAGCAGCTTTGGACCTTTATCATCAAAGAGGATATTCGCAGCCGGGCAAGCAATGTCGTCATTTGCTCTGGCAGTCGTTACACTTATGATCTGCGCGGCATTGCGCGCAATCCCGTGGAACTCGACAATATCGCCTATGCCTGGCACATCTATCCGCGCGAAGGGCGGCAGACGCCGGCGGACTGGGATGTCCGGCTTGATGGTGTCCAACGCCTTTTCCCGGTAATCGTTACCGAGTGGGGTTTTGCCGATGTCGGAGATCCCAAATTCCGCGCGACGCCACAATCCTTCGCCGACCCACTGATGGCCAGGCTGGATAAGGATCATATGAGTTGGTTCGCCTACAGCTTCAGTCCGCGTAGTCAGCCTTGCCTGGTCCTCAAGGACTGGAAGACCCCGACGGCCTTCGGTCGATATGTGATGAATCAATTGGCGCGCCCAGGCTGA
- a CDS encoding metallophosphoesterase family protein, which translates to MPQRHASRRPRTADGERIYVIGDVHGRYDLLTELLGRIEEHSHSLPAVRSQHVILLGDLVDRGDASARVIEHVYDIHRRTDNLIVLLGNHEELMLRAINGEPGMFRAWMRIGGDATLKSFGIEPPARGSDCEGYAEKTARAIPSKWLHWLGTRPLSARSGDYFFCHAGIRPGVPLKQQKRSDLLWIRDEFLGDRSNHGAVIVHGHSISAEVEKMGNRIGVDTGAYRTGILTALYLEGTEQQIFSTTVSDQRTEQAIMSEPQI; encoded by the coding sequence ATGCCTCAGAGGCATGCGTCCCGGAGGCCTCGCACGGCCGATGGGGAGCGGATATATGTAATCGGCGATGTTCATGGCCGCTACGATCTGTTGACGGAGCTGCTTGGTCGGATTGAAGAACATAGCCACAGTCTGCCCGCTGTACGGTCCCAGCACGTCATTTTGCTCGGCGATCTGGTGGATCGTGGCGACGCGTCGGCGAGAGTCATCGAGCATGTCTATGACATTCATCGCCGAACCGATAATCTGATCGTACTTTTGGGAAACCATGAGGAGCTGATGTTGCGTGCGATCAATGGCGAACCGGGCATGTTTCGCGCCTGGATGCGTATCGGCGGTGACGCAACGTTGAAAAGCTTCGGCATTGAACCGCCAGCACGCGGTAGCGATTGCGAAGGCTATGCCGAAAAGACGGCGCGGGCTATTCCTTCCAAATGGTTGCACTGGCTTGGGACGCGCCCGCTCTCTGCACGATCAGGGGATTATTTCTTCTGCCATGCCGGGATTCGTCCGGGCGTGCCGTTGAAACAGCAAAAACGCTCCGATCTGCTATGGATTCGCGACGAATTCCTTGGCGACCGGAGCAATCATGGCGCTGTCATCGTGCATGGTCACAGTATTTCGGCAGAAGTCGAAAAAATGGGCAACCGGATAGGGGTGGATACCGGAGCGTATAGGACCGGCATCTTGACGGCTTTGTATCTCGAAGGAACCGAGCAGCAGATATTTTCCACTACGGTTTCGGATCAGCGGACGGAGCAGGCCATCATGTCGGAGCCGCAGATTTAA
- a CDS encoding WecB/TagA/CpsF family glycosyltransferase — MRAEACPHLAMQHDLRHRCDQRPIYTNHSEVGYLIVQHQRLAAGHATLDQQIPPQRVVVGGLPTVSTTRTQLAQMMVDDCLSARQSRAGVEPKLVFSSNGQGVSLAGKSAEFRDVMLEANWIHGDGQSIVIASKMTEAPLPERIATTDFFHDAAEAAIRNDLSFFIFGGSENQNRTATDAIRKLYPGIKIAGRRNGYFKPDEEDGICREIRESGADVLWVGLGKPFQEEWSVRNRHKLQGVAWLKTCGGLYAFLCGDAPRAPEWMQRLGLEWLFRTMQDPKRLAWRYLTTNPHSFYRLIVHTRRQAVDGQRAESAS, encoded by the coding sequence ATGCGCGCAGAAGCCTGCCCACACCTTGCAATGCAGCATGATTTACGGCATCGTTGCGATCAACGTCCTATTTACACCAATCATAGCGAAGTGGGATATTTAATCGTGCAACATCAGCGCCTTGCAGCAGGACATGCGACGCTAGACCAGCAAATTCCACCACAGCGCGTTGTCGTTGGGGGCCTGCCGACCGTATCTACCACCCGCACTCAATTGGCCCAGATGATGGTCGATGACTGTCTTTCTGCCCGGCAGTCCAGGGCAGGTGTCGAACCCAAGCTGGTTTTTTCATCCAATGGCCAGGGCGTATCCCTTGCTGGCAAAAGTGCAGAGTTTCGGGATGTGATGCTGGAGGCCAACTGGATTCATGGCGATGGCCAGTCGATCGTAATCGCCAGCAAAATGACAGAAGCTCCTTTGCCCGAGCGAATCGCTACCACTGATTTTTTTCACGACGCGGCCGAAGCGGCGATCCGCAATGATCTGTCCTTCTTCATTTTCGGTGGATCGGAAAACCAGAATCGAACGGCAACCGACGCCATCCGGAAACTTTACCCCGGCATCAAGATTGCCGGGCGACGGAATGGCTATTTCAAACCGGATGAAGAGGACGGCATCTGCCGCGAAATTCGGGAAAGCGGGGCCGATGTCCTCTGGGTCGGGCTGGGCAAACCGTTCCAGGAAGAATGGAGCGTGCGCAATCGTCACAAATTGCAGGGCGTGGCCTGGCTCAAGACCTGCGGCGGCCTCTATGCATTTCTGTGTGGAGATGCACCGCGAGCGCCCGAGTGGATGCAGCGCCTTGGCCTGGAATGGCTGTTCCGGACCATGCAGGATCCCAAGCGGCTGGCATGGCGTTATCTGACGACCAACCCCCATTCCTTCTATCGGCTTATCGTCCATACCAGGCGTCAGGCCGTCGATGGACAAAGAGCAGAAAGCGCCTCCTGA
- a CDS encoding glycosyltransferase family 2 protein: protein MNDISTPLFSVVIPAYNRAHCLKETIRSVQEQSVQDFEIVIVDDGSKDDTQALIEGLSDPRIHYVRQDNAGANVARNHGIRLARGKYVALLDSDDRFLPHHLQSAATLLGDDRAAYFARVIVDRGTEQTFLKPPRGPRKGEPLSEYLCCDMGFVQTSTLVLPLGVAQSIPYLEWLPYGQDVDYALRLAHAGIPLRYADQADAIWDDVQSGKRISSQSRGTVRDRWASENADLLTQRARRGFRGWRSAKAYAEGGQWVKGVSLSLKATASGAYPAKHAARVFLQVALAGGAYQKLVGTALKLAGKRQ from the coding sequence ATGAACGATATAAGCACGCCGTTGTTTTCGGTCGTTATCCCGGCTTACAACCGCGCCCATTGCCTGAAGGAAACGATCCGCTCCGTTCAGGAACAATCTGTGCAGGATTTTGAGATCGTCATCGTCGATGATGGGTCGAAAGATGATACCCAAGCACTCATCGAAGGGCTGAGCGACCCGCGCATCCACTATGTTCGCCAGGACAATGCCGGTGCGAATGTGGCGCGCAACCACGGCATCCGCCTGGCTCGTGGGAAATATGTCGCCCTGCTCGATTCCGACGATCGTTTTCTGCCCCATCACCTTCAGTCGGCAGCCACGTTGCTGGGCGACGATCGGGCAGCCTATTTCGCACGCGTCATTGTTGACCGCGGCACGGAACAAACCTTCCTGAAGCCCCCCCGCGGACCGCGAAAGGGGGAGCCGCTGTCTGAGTATCTTTGCTGCGATATGGGATTCGTCCAGACAAGCACATTGGTACTGCCATTAGGCGTCGCCCAGTCCATTCCCTATCTCGAATGGCTCCCCTACGGTCAGGATGTCGACTATGCGTTGCGGCTTGCCCATGCTGGCATTCCTCTGCGCTATGCCGATCAGGCTGACGCGATCTGGGATGATGTACAATCCGGCAAGCGAATATCGTCGCAATCGCGTGGCACCGTGCGGGATCGCTGGGCTTCTGAGAATGCCGATCTGCTGACACAGCGCGCCAGACGCGGCTTCCGGGGATGGCGTTCCGCCAAAGCCTATGCCGAAGGAGGCCAATGGGTGAAGGGAGTCAGCTTGTCATTGAAGGCTACCGCATCGGGCGCCTACCCTGCCAAACATGCGGCGCGCGTATTTCTTCAGGTGGCCCTTGCTGGGGGGGCATATCAGAAGCTGGTAGGAACGGCGTTGAAATTGGCCGGAAAACGGCAATGA
- a CDS encoding IS3 family transposase (programmed frameshift), translated as MKPKPSLKNSPTKAPAERVVKDIRRQTRRHFSAEDKIRIVLDGLRGEDSIAELCRKEGIAQSLYYTWSKEFMEAGKRRLAGDTARAATTGEVQDLRREARALKECVADLTLENRLLKKHDRGWGRRRMRYPASEKLEIIRIVEQSHLPAKHTLDKLGIPRRTFYRWYDRFVEGGPEALEDRPSAPSRVWNRIGDDIQGQIVEMALDYSELSPRELAVRFTDEKRYFVSEATVYRLLKAHDLITSPAYVVIKAADRFHTQTTRPNEMWQTDFTYFKIIGWGWMYLSTVLDDFSRYIIAWKLCTNMRAEDVTDTLDLALKASGCDSATVLHKPRLLSDNGPSYIAGELAEYIDAQKMSHVRGAPMHPQTQGKIERWHQTLKNRILLENYFLPGDLEAQIEAFVEHYNNQRYHESLNNVTPADAYLGRAPAIIKQRERIKRKTIEYRRLQHRRLAA; from the exons ATGAAGCCCAAACCCTCCTTGAAAAATTCGCCGACAAAGGCCCCTGCTGAGCGTGTTGTGAAGGATATCCGGCGGCAGACCCGGCGCCATTTCTCAGCCGAAGACAAGATCCGTATTGTGCTGGACGGTCTGCGCGGCGAGGACAGCATCGCCGAGTTGTGCCGCAAGGAAGGCATTGCCCAAAGCCTGTATTACACCTGGTCGAAGGAGTTCATGGAAGCGGGCAAGCGGCGCCTGGCCGGTGACACCGCCCGTGCTGCGACCACTGGCGAGGTGCAGGATCTGCGCCGCGAGGCCCGTGCCCTGAAGGAATGCGTGGCCGACCTGACGCTGGAAAACCGCCTGCTT AAAAAGCATGATCGCGGATGGGGGCGACGACGAATGAGGTATCCCGCATCCGAAAAGCTCGAGATCATCCGGATCGTCGAGCAGTCGCACCTGCCCGCCAAGCACACGCTGGACAAACTCGGCATCCCCCGCCGGACGTTCTACCGCTGGTACGATCGCTTCGTCGAAGGCGGGCCGGAGGCGCTGGAAGATCGGCCATCGGCGCCGAGTCGGGTGTGGAACCGCATCGGCGACGATATCCAGGGCCAGATCGTCGAGATGGCGCTGGATTACAGCGAGCTGTCACCGCGCGAACTGGCGGTGCGCTTCACCGACGAGAAGCGCTACTTCGTGTCGGAGGCCACCGTTTACCGCCTGTTGAAGGCCCACGATCTGATTACCAGTCCGGCCTATGTGGTGATCAAGGCCGCCGATCGCTTCCATACCCAGACCACGCGTCCGAACGAGATGTGGCAGACCGATTTTACCTACTTCAAGATCATCGGGTGGGGCTGGATGTACCTGTCGACCGTGCTCGACGACTTCTCGCGCTACATTATCGCCTGGAAACTGTGCACCAACATGCGCGCCGAGGATGTCACCGACACGCTGGACCTGGCCCTTAAGGCTTCCGGCTGCGACAGCGCCACCGTGCTGCACAAGCCCAGGCTGCTCAGCGATAACGGCCCCAGCTACATCGCGGGCGAACTGGCGGAATACATCGATGCCCAGAAGATGAGCCATGTACGCGGCGCTCCGATGCACCCCCAGACCCAAGGCAAGATCGAGCGCTGGCACCAAACCCTGAAAAACCGCATCCTGCTGGAAAACTACTTCCTGCCCGGCGACCTTGAGGCCCAGATCGAGGCCTTCGTCGAGCATTACAACAACCAGCGTTACCACGAGAGCCTGAACAACGTGACGCCCGCCGACGCCTACCTCGGCAGGGCTCCCGCCATCATCAAACAGCGCGAAAGGATCAAGCGAAAGACCATCGAATATCGGCGCTTGCAACACCGCAGGCTCGCCGCTTAA
- a CDS encoding polysaccharide biosynthesis/export family protein — MKFKWLLAALLGLLVAACAPNAALMSETGPRYTAEQSGPEDYKLGSGDKVRLTVFNEATLSGEFSVSSTGALSFPLIGDVAANNRTIQEITQETQKRLADGYLRDPKVNIEVVTYRPFFILGEVKSPGQYPYSTSMTVLNAIATAQGFSPRAERKVAYIRRAGAAQEESFRLTPDLRVSPGDTIRIGERYF, encoded by the coding sequence ATGAAATTCAAATGGCTCTTGGCCGCGCTGCTGGGCCTGCTGGTGGCAGCCTGCGCTCCAAATGCGGCGTTAATGAGCGAAACCGGCCCGCGTTACACCGCGGAACAAAGTGGCCCTGAGGACTATAAGCTTGGATCAGGTGACAAGGTTCGCCTGACGGTGTTCAATGAAGCAACATTGTCGGGAGAGTTTTCGGTAAGTTCGACCGGTGCGCTATCATTTCCATTGATTGGCGATGTTGCGGCAAATAATCGCACCATTCAGGAAATCACCCAGGAAACCCAGAAAAGGCTGGCCGATGGATATCTCAGGGATCCAAAAGTCAACATAGAGGTCGTGACATATCGCCCCTTCTTCATTCTGGGCGAAGTGAAATCGCCAGGCCAATATCCTTATTCGACCAGCATGACGGTACTCAATGCGATTGCAACGGCTCAAGGGTTTTCGCCGCGCGCAGAACGGAAAGTCGCTTATATCCGTCGTGCTGGCGCAGCCCAAGAAGAGTCATTTCGCCTGACTCCGGACTTGCGCGTATCACCAGGCGACACCATCCGCATAGGCGAGCGTTACTTCTAA
- a CDS encoding Rap1a/Tai family immunity protein produces MILPAIAFFSAVASLAADQVPSAPLPPQPLSSPPLSPPSSPPRPAPGQSAGENGYLTANDLAKRCNDSSPAAISYCYAYVAAVHDTMKAYEIWLGEKEFCINGGNAQSDLRRAFLTYLTAYPQNGGGQAASVVAVALKQTYVCSVPSAPAPAPAPDRKAENPKP; encoded by the coding sequence GTGATCCTGCCCGCCATCGCGTTTTTTTCGGCCGTCGCATCCCTCGCTGCCGATCAGGTGCCGTCAGCGCCGCTACCGCCGCAGCCACTGTCATCGCCGCCACTGTCACCACCTTCGTCGCCGCCCAGGCCTGCTCCGGGGCAAAGCGCTGGAGAGAACGGGTATCTCACCGCCAATGATCTGGCAAAGCGCTGTAACGACAGCAGTCCGGCCGCGATTTCATATTGTTACGCCTATGTCGCGGCCGTGCATGATACCATGAAGGCCTACGAAATCTGGCTTGGCGAGAAAGAGTTCTGCATCAATGGGGGGAACGCCCAGTCTGATCTGCGGCGAGCGTTTTTGACCTATCTGACGGCTTATCCCCAAAATGGAGGGGGGCAGGCGGCCTCTGTGGTCGCTGTCGCGCTCAAGCAGACCTATGTCTGTTCCGTGCCGAGCGCTCCGGCTCCCGCTCCGGCACCGGATCGGAAGGCGGAAAATCCCAAACCTTGA
- a CDS encoding outer membrane beta-barrel protein: MPDDFNRGGNESVTERARPDYDPIGIDAGSFIVRPRVETGLGYDSNIYLTESPATGAAYTVFTPSVAANSTWSRHSVTMTGSANLRRYFGESDRNETTWNAATLGRLDVNSALSLTGEAQFAKLSENTLSGAIDSQAAAFSRYRRDYYGVRGEYRSGQFRSFLALDQSVFNFSDLTLSDGTQIDQSDRDRNVKRITGQVEYAFTPSVSIYGQSTYDWTDYDRALLLSGLDNRDSEAARIIGGFNFDLAGLLRGTIGAGYVRRDFRSSSYKNTGGFSAEARVEFFPTYLTTVTVQAKRLLEDSNINQTTAFFNNTFSVRADHELLQNLILNAEAEVQYQDYIQSPRRNWVYQLSTGGRYLIDNRFSLRLSTQYTERDEQLPFSCPSSEHLAHVAS, encoded by the coding sequence TTGCCTGACGATTTCAATCGTGGCGGCAATGAGAGCGTCACCGAACGGGCACGGCCCGACTATGATCCGATTGGCATCGACGCAGGCAGCTTCATCGTCCGCCCTCGCGTCGAGACGGGCCTGGGCTATGACAGCAATATCTACCTGACCGAAAGCCCCGCGACGGGAGCGGCCTACACCGTCTTTACGCCTAGCGTGGCTGCCAATTCGACCTGGTCACGCCATAGCGTCACCATGACGGGATCGGCAAATCTACGCCGATATTTCGGCGAATCAGATCGCAATGAGACTACTTGGAATGCCGCAACGCTTGGACGGCTGGACGTCAACAGCGCCCTGTCGCTGACCGGAGAGGCGCAATTTGCGAAACTGAGCGAAAACACCCTGTCTGGCGCCATCGATTCGCAGGCCGCCGCCTTTTCCCGTTATCGCCGCGATTATTATGGCGTGCGAGGAGAGTATCGTTCAGGCCAGTTCCGTTCTTTTCTGGCGCTCGATCAGTCCGTCTTCAATTTTTCGGATTTGACGCTGTCGGACGGCACGCAGATTGACCAGTCCGACCGCGACCGGAACGTGAAGCGCATTACCGGACAGGTTGAATATGCCTTCACCCCCAGCGTATCGATATATGGTCAGAGCACCTACGACTGGACCGATTATGACCGGGCGCTATTGCTTTCCGGCCTGGACAATCGTGATTCAGAGGCAGCCCGCATCATTGGCGGGTTCAATTTCGATCTGGCGGGCTTGCTTCGCGGGACAATCGGTGCTGGCTATGTTCGTCGAGATTTTCGTTCATCCAGCTATAAAAATACCGGCGGCTTCTCAGCAGAGGCGCGCGTAGAATTTTTTCCAACCTACCTGACCACCGTTACCGTACAGGCAAAAAGACTTCTGGAAGATTCCAACATCAATCAGACCACGGCCTTTTTCAACAACACCTTTTCGGTTCGCGCCGATCATGAGTTGTTGCAGAATCTGATCTTGAACGCGGAGGCCGAAGTCCAGTATCAGGACTATATCCAGAGTCCGCGGAGGAACTGGGTCTATCAGCTTTCGACCGGTGGTCGATATCTGATCGACAATCGTTTCTCGTTAAGGCTCAGTACCCAATATACAGAAAGAGACGAGCAGCTGCCGTTCAGCTGTCCGTCGTCAGAACATTTGGCACACGTCGCGTCGTAA